The following are from one region of the Microbacterium paraoxydans genome:
- a CDS encoding DUF7507 domain-containing protein, protein MQFSLHTNSEREEKKDRRTRRRLLSPRRPWAVATMLALVLGSLVAPVLPATAAPGDPAQLYLGVSYEGPIVGTDKDLTAPTECPANSVLTGVRTENRTAEAPSGANAILTRFALQCSTITVSNTGVVTGTVNPTWIDGPVYDQSRGNVSTATCPANTFAHRITGTTFVGQGVRWPSSVQITCRPMTFTAAGELRINLAATPTVLTAGENFNTNGGLDTPTPRCGPGDTTGTSDIVVRGYRAQSGGEGIDGFNPSCTTIPDDFGDAPASYGSVSHELNAATYLGWSADAETAMQYSANATGDNVVGGTAPNQTINDETGVASFGPIMASVTNTYSVSVLASNKVPGVPATLVGWIDFNRNGVFDANEGATATVPAGTADGSSVTLNWSGIASQTVGGQTFARFRIQSGTGLTAATPTGTGGPGEVEDYAVTITAPAPSLALTKTVTPTTASAAGDTVTYSFAVSNTGNVAVSGLGIRESAFSGTGTLGAVNCAATTLAVGQNTTCTAAYTLTQADIDAGTVTNTALATGTSEANTGVESNPSTATVTTTRTPALTVVKSATPSGPDDFTVGQVIDYSFIVTNTGNVTVSSIAVNETAFTGSGSLSTIECPVAPSPRVRRRLVVRATP, encoded by the coding sequence ATGCAGTTCTCTCTGCACACGAATTCCGAGCGCGAAGAGAAGAAGGACCGGAGAACGCGACGGCGGCTGCTGTCGCCGCGACGCCCGTGGGCGGTGGCGACCATGCTCGCCCTCGTGCTGGGATCCCTCGTCGCGCCCGTGCTCCCGGCGACGGCGGCCCCGGGCGACCCGGCGCAGCTGTACCTCGGCGTCTCCTACGAGGGTCCGATCGTCGGTACGGACAAGGACCTGACGGCACCGACGGAGTGCCCGGCGAACTCGGTACTCACCGGCGTCCGGACGGAGAACAGGACCGCGGAGGCACCGTCCGGAGCGAACGCCATCCTCACTCGATTCGCGCTGCAGTGTTCGACCATCACGGTGAGCAACACGGGCGTCGTGACGGGAACGGTGAACCCCACCTGGATCGATGGGCCGGTCTACGATCAGAGCCGCGGGAATGTGTCCACCGCGACGTGTCCGGCGAACACCTTCGCGCATCGCATCACCGGCACGACCTTCGTCGGCCAGGGCGTTCGATGGCCATCCTCCGTGCAGATCACGTGCCGCCCGATGACCTTCACGGCCGCGGGGGAGCTGCGGATCAACCTCGCGGCGACCCCCACCGTCCTCACCGCGGGTGAGAACTTCAACACCAACGGCGGTCTCGATACGCCGACTCCTCGCTGTGGTCCGGGGGACACGACCGGGACGAGCGACATCGTCGTGCGCGGTTACCGCGCGCAGAGCGGTGGCGAGGGCATCGACGGCTTCAACCCCTCCTGTACGACGATTCCCGACGACTTCGGCGATGCGCCGGCCAGTTACGGCTCGGTCTCCCATGAGCTGAATGCGGCGACGTATCTGGGGTGGTCGGCCGATGCCGAGACGGCGATGCAGTACAGCGCGAACGCGACGGGCGACAACGTGGTCGGCGGCACGGCCCCGAACCAGACCATCAACGACGAGACGGGGGTGGCGTCGTTCGGGCCGATCATGGCCAGCGTGACGAACACCTATTCGGTGTCGGTGTTGGCGTCGAACAAGGTGCCGGGGGTGCCGGCGACCCTGGTCGGCTGGATCGACTTCAATCGCAACGGCGTGTTCGATGCGAACGAGGGTGCCACCGCGACGGTCCCGGCGGGCACGGCGGACGGCTCGTCGGTGACGCTGAACTGGTCCGGCATCGCCTCGCAGACGGTGGGCGGGCAGACGTTCGCCCGATTCCGCATCCAGAGCGGGACAGGGTTGACCGCGGCGACCCCGACGGGGACGGGCGGTCCGGGTGAGGTGGAGGACTACGCCGTCACGATCACGGCTCCGGCGCCCTCTCTGGCGTTGACGAAGACGGTCACGCCGACCACCGCCAGCGCGGCGGGGGACACGGTGACCTATTCGTTCGCGGTCTCGAACACCGGCAACGTCGCCGTCTCGGGGCTCGGCATCCGCGAGTCCGCGTTCAGCGGCACGGGGACGCTCGGGGCGGTGAACTGTGCGGCGACGACGCTCGCCGTGGGGCAGAACACGACCTGTACGGCGGCGTACACGTTGACGCAGGCGGACATCGACGCGGGGACGGTGACGAACACCGCGCTCGCGACCGGAACCTCCGAGGCCAACACCGGCGTGGAGAGCAACCCGAGCACCGCGACGGTCACCACGACCCGCACCCCGGCGCTCACGGTCGTGAAGTCGGCGACCCCGTCCGGACCGGACGACTTCACGGTCGGACAGGTGATCGACTACTCGTTCATCGTCACCAACACGGGCAACGTGACCGTCTCGAGCATCGCGGTGAACGAGACGGCGTTCACGGGTTCCGGCTCCCTGTCGACGATCGAGTGCCCGGTCGCCCCCTCGCCCCGGGTGCGCAGACGACTTGTCGTGCGAGCTACACCCTGA